The Augochlora pura isolate Apur16 chromosome 4, APUR_v2.2.1, whole genome shotgun sequence genome segment TCATTTTATAGGTATTTCCAACTTTGTTGTTTAAGTTTTAGATTATTGTATTGGAAGCAATTGACAGCTACAATCCGTTTTGATTTACCAATGGGACTGGTACATTCTACAAAGGAAATAGATTGATTAATTTGTGAAATTCTGTCTAATAAGTGAATATATATACACTAAACTATTGACGTTCTTGTCGACGAGTATGTTCAATATCGTAATCGGCATAGTGAAAGTTTCATTGCTTTCGTTAACTGAAActggaaaaagggaaaaagaagagaagaaatgTACGATTGTCCTGTTAACATTACATATGTAGATATGTACTCGGAACAGAATCGAAATAACGTCAATCTAACCTACTTCGCAGTAATCAGTACATTGATTAGGAAACAATGAATGTGCCGTGAAATTGAGGGACGAGTGAAACCGTGAATAACAGACCAgttagttaaaaaatgttgcatGTAATAAAAGTGAGATTTGCTGCAAAATGCTTTTGAAATAGGAGCACTTACGTGGTTCGTTGAAGGGTACATGCGACAATTTGACGAAGCGACGAACGGTCCAGTGTAAACTCCGCGGCTATCTGTGACCGAACCGAAACAGAATCGTAGACGTTTATCGCTATGAGTGTTGAATGAAACGGTCGAAAGACTCGtgtaaacgcataaaaattgaatcgttATATGATGAATATAAATACGGAAGACCTTGAAAAACACTAGCAGGTGAAACGTAGAGCGAATGTCGCGTGAGACACAAATGTCATTACCGTGGAATTATGAGTCACTGCTCAGTTGAGACGGTAAGTTaggaataagaaaaatgaaaaattttctccgatgAATACCGCGTTCCAAACACAGCAGAAATCAAACTAAAAACCATTCGTTGAATCGGCCATTTGTTTTCCATCGATCGTAAACCGCACCGCTGTATTCGCGATCGATTTACATTCAGCGTTACTCTTCGTACGACAATTCCGACTGAAAGACCCGCGCCTATTTACCACTTGCAAAATGGCAGATACAAATACATATAACGTATCTCTCTCTACTTTCGATCACAATGCTACGGTTACGGCGTAGTTAAGGTGGCGTTCGAGAGCTAACCGGTTACGCGTCTATCAGACATGGTGGACCATGGTGGATAGTCGTGGATTCAGTAGCAGTACATTCGGATACCATCAATAGGTAGTTCAACCCCTTTTTTTCTAGTGTCCTAcgttctaaattatatttttgagcCAGAACGATAAAAACCAAATAACAGCATACACTATTCAccattttttatatcttctttttctccaAAAAAgtgcatataatatagaaagacAAAGGTAATCGAAACATTTGTATAGTGCTACACAACATGCGTAACTGCGCATATGTACATACTTACATGCTTAAATAACATGTCATCAATATCAAACTTACGATTTTCCTGTACACATTCTCGTATACTTGCCACTCCTCCGTAATTGTTTATCTACAATTGTCATCATTGCgcgttatataaaaaattatgatcaTGCCCCAATGTGCCTggtattttcgaaattataccgttttttgtataaattataaatcattatttatatatccaTTAATTCATTGTTATGAAATAGAATATGACTTGTAAagtgtaacaatataaattttgtaaagctGTTAATATAAcgtgtaaatttatttatgcaatttccCTAGATCTTTCATCTATAACAGTCTTCCAAGTTTAAAGAATCATTGTTATATGACATAGAagataaataacataataaaaataaagtgtaagGTATGGACAAATACAGTGTGCGACAAGAatagaaagaattattaagaCGCCACCTACGGAGGCAGGTTTGTGAACTAATGCTCTCTATCTTTGCAATGTATAAAACAAGAATGTCCCCCCGGGTCTTccttgtaagcccgggggaacatgatttgaaataaatatactgcTCTTGCAGAAAGGCGAAAGTAGTCTCGCTCCTGCCACCTACATTTTTTGGAGACCTCGAATTCCCTGGTATTtagtgaaatataattatagtgaccctgattaatattcggataccttttaaaatgcaataacttttttagaaCGGGACCAGTCTAATAGATCAGGGTTTGGAATTAATCAGCACGCAACATGAGGTTCGTAATGGCTATACCTCCTGAGTCCCACTACGCGTCTCTCTTGCCTTGGCTGCATCTTTTACTACGGATAACATAAATCGCTTGTGCCGATTTCTTTATACAGGATGTTTCAAAATTACTTGCAATCGACAAATGAGGAATTCTTAAGagcatttgaaataactttttcctttacaaaaattttctccaagatatcgttaacaagttattaatgaaaaccaCTGACCAATGACGAAGCCCAGTTCCGCTGATTGGTTCAACCGGCTCGCGTCAACTaatctcgtctctcattggtcagtggtttttgtaaataactcataaacaatGCTGTGGGttgcatttgcgctaagggaaaagttacttcaaataacctcaggaatCCTTCATTTACTAATTGCGAGTGATTTTccaaacaccctgtatatgtgtatatgtaatatttaggTGATCATTTGGAAAGAAGACACGCGACGGGACTTTGGGAGCACAATCCTTGCGAACCTTATGTTACGTGCTGTTTAATCCCGAGACTTGTAGTAAATCATAACTAGAATGCTTTccttaaattttactattgctTACAAtgacgaaagaaataaaaaaattttcatttctaaatttttttatctgatGCTAtcacgaaaatgaaaaaaatacgGTTGTTTACCACAATAGTCACTGTGcatgttaaaaattctaaaaagttttgtttcgatttttgaCCGATCAATGTGAGAAATCTgcagttttaaaaatcttttaatgtTTGTAGCTTGACTTTACGTTAATCGATTTCGCTGAAATTTtcagtatacatataatttacagCATCAAtaaaacgtattttttaaatatttgtcataaatattctaaacaatagtaaaattttaaaagagcaTTATACTTACGGTCTAAATCTAATAAACTGATCCTTCTatcaactaaaaaaaaattcaagtcgtttAGTCCAGATGTAAAAGAGACATTGTAGGTATCCGACAAGGTCTGACTTATGCATTTtacggagagaaaaaagaacagACGGCCAGTCTCTCTACACACCAACTCGAGAGaagattcatttattattcatttctcgctaatgaattataaatatttgtatttaatatttaattaaagaatgtaAAGTGAACTTCTAGTTATTTTCACATATAGTTTTTGATTGAGTTTTGTGTGTTTGtgaatagttattaataataaattttgcaagcTGTGTTCCGGTACAACATTAAATATCCAATTTGATAGCGtcctataaataattaatttcttgactTCAGAAACgtcatgtataataattaaagaagcaGAAATGAACCTCTAACTGTATGCtactatttcatttaaacaCATTTGGTACTATATTAGTAcattattaacgattttttCACGTATATCTTCTACTCTATATCCGTAATTTGTAAGAGAATGACAGATTTATTTGCAACAAGGATAACGCTAGCCTAATCGTTGCACTATTTTGCTTTACAGCTCTTTAGACTTCACTACCCCAAGCTGAATAAACAGATTTATTGGCACGTTCACGTTATTCCTGTGgtcgatttaaataatgttttatactttattaacatttttaaaatatcgattaaattaatgaattgtttACTGCTaccttgtaaatatttattcaattgttattatttttatatcaagtTATTCAATTCATAATAAACCTTCTTATGGAGAACACGTGTTTATcgaactgtaataatttatttattagcttgataatttcatataaaaagtttaattaaattgtaagtGTTAAGTGCGAATACTTTAATCAAACAGTTCATTTATATAATGACCTTCATATTTATTTGGTGACCTCAACGTGATCTTtcttaaagaaaaaattaagatGCTGTTATGATTGaagcaaaagaaaatttttattttaatttaaagaaagataaagatagaTATAACAAATTCGCAACTACAAGAATTacaaaaacaaattacaattctaATTGTTAATATGAAAAAAGTCAAGATTAATTTCGTCTAGAACAGAATGGAATACGTCAAGAACAAGGTTCAATAATAAAGAATCACTATGTTATCaccataaaaaatttagagaaaattctttcaaataagAACCCTGCTCATAGACTGAAAATGTTcaaaagaaaagataaaatgaaaaattgttattgaaaaaCTAGAAATACTGTCTGGAGTACAGGTGGTACTTAAATGGTAATTATCATCTCACTATTAATGACAAAAGTATgtttaattactgtaaatttaggattttgtagaaattttacaTAGGAATTCATTATGGACTTGATAGGTACACAAGATTTGATAATAGGAGCCAATTTTATAGGTCATTTTAATCTCCTGGtggatttaaatgaaaaaaaaatattggacaaagaaacaaaattacaaatatttggtTTTCTTtaacatatacatacaatttctatttcaatgataaataattttttcacacataaagaattattacaagaatatattaacaatacaaAATCAATTCAAAAAGATGTTttaaaaagagataaagatatttatcattatacatatattaaccCCCTgctgtactttaacgagtcagactcgtgatggtgatttataacaataagttGTTAGATATGAATGTTTATCCATTCTTTTAAGttggaatcaaattttattcccttgttaccaatatttaaacattcgagtattTGTAagtatggaataaatataaaattcctttttcttcaaagaaattttaaccatggtaattgtaaagaaaatggtatggcaaggggttaactaaTGAACAATCTATTACTGAAAAACCTAAATGATTAACACcagataaatttaaaattgtggaAGTAGAATTTGAAGATTTGATATGGAAAGAAATGTATAGGCCATCATTTAGTTAATGGGCGAGTCctttaaatatgatttttaagaaaaatggagaATGGTAACTATGTTTagattatagaaaaataaattcagtaacTATTCCTGATTGCTATCCTGTTCCTCATAtacaagatattttatttaaattagcaaattcaacaatttttttggcGATAAATCttactaaaatttataactaaatacCAATGGTTTCTGAAGATATATCAAATCATTtcgtttatttgaatttttagttaTGCCACTTGGATTGACGAATGCTGCTCAAACATTTCAAAGGTATGTATTTGGATAATATCTTGTCATAGTTACATGAATGACATAATTCTCACATTGAAATTGAAGAAGAATATaggaacatttaaaaataatttttggacaataacaaaaatgtggattgtatattaatgtaaataaatctgtttttggagttaaagaaattaaatatttaggaTATTTAGTCAATGCTAAAGATAAAAGATCTATTGAAGATAAAGTTCAAGCTTTAAAAGATTTTCCTCTTCCAAAAAACCGGACAGAACTTAaaagatttttagaaataataaatttttattgaaggTTTAATCCTATGGCAGTAAACATTCATGTTCCTGTACATTCTTTGCTTGCAGGTGCTAAAAAGAAggataaaagaataattcaattgacAGAAGAATGAAAAACTTCTTTTCATCTTTCAAAAGAGCAATTGATTAATGCAACATTATTAAGTACATTCTGTAGCAAATGCATGTCTAGCATTAACTACAGATACATCAGTTACAGTAATGCGAGCTGTATTGGAATAATATGCTAATTATGAATGACAACCATTGggattttattctaaaattttttaatttcatgatTGAAGGACgagattatatatatgtatatataaatataaatcaataaataaaactaaccATAAACACAATTTTTGCACTTCAACAGAAATCTTTGAAAGCTTCACTTTGACAACTTCGACATTTAGATTTTATAGGACAATTTACAATGaacttaattatattaaggcagatgaaaatataattgcagTTACTTTTTCTAGAACTGAAGCTATTGAAATGCTTGTGTAGTAATCATAGAAAACTTAGCAGAAGTACAACAGAcaaatgaagaattaaaaaagataatttcAGACAGAAAGTCAATGTTTAAgattgaatacaaattttaccAATAGTGTTCTTAGGATTaagaacagtttttaaaaaaggtATAAATTCGTCAGCAGCAGAAATTTTATATGGACAAACTTTAAGATTGCCTGGTGAACCCCTTTTAGAAAAAGAGACACCAATTAatcaaaagatatttttacacaaattAAGAGAATACATGAAAATGTTGAAGTCACATTACACAACGcattatactaaaaataaggtatttattaataaagatttaaattCATATACACTGTATTTTTAAGAGTAGATACAGTCAAACCACCTCCAACACTACCGTACGAGGGTCCATATGAAATCATTGCCAAACTATCAGATCGTATTTTCACAATAAAGATTGATGGACAGTCTACtaatattaacattgaaaCATTACAATCTACATACTTGAAAAATTTAGAGCAAGATGACCAGTTAGAAAATTTAGACTGtcctttattttcaaaaaaagaGCGGACTCAAATATATCCTGGGTtcaaagaaagagaaaacaagatttaatatttaaatgatcttaaatattcaaaggGGAGTAATGTGGCggatgtaaataattaacgttttctattttatcaatattttttaaatatcgattaaattaatgaataagtTATTGCCACTTTGTAAATATGTATTCAATTGTTATTGTTTTCATATCAATGagtcattaaatttataataaatgtgcTTAGAGAGAACGCGTGTCTATTaagctgtaataatttatttattagtttgataatctcatataaaatatttaattaaattataagtgttgactgtaaatattttaatcaaatagtttatttatataaagacCATCATCCAACATATCCCTTTCTTCGTTGTCTTCTATCTTTGTCATATATTGTCTTTGTCCTTGCTTACACATCGCCTACGCCTACGCATTACATATACCATCTACGTGCTTTTACCAACCAGGTTTCGCGGGCTGTACGAATATTCAGAATCCCCTCCAATTCTCTAACTGCAAAGGAAGGAAAAGAAGGTTAGGAGCCACCGAGAGTAACGCGACACGATACTCATAACTTTTAGTCCTTTCCTCTTTCCCTTGCGTTGGCCAGTGGTTAGACAAAAAGGTACAATTTCTGAAAGTTTCTACGGTTTGCGAGCGTTACTACTATATACCAACTGTTACGAGTGCCGCGATCGCGCTGCCTGCCGGCGTTTAGCATCATTTATGTAGTGTCGATCAGAAAGATAGATCGAGGGTCTATTGAACCACACTGTAaaagtgttttattattatgaaattggttctctaattatttcgtttaaataacgTAATAAGTAAACAAAAGTAAGAATTAGTTACATGCACGATTAggtattattcaggaaagatATGGATGACGAAGCTGAAACTTATAAGTTATGGAGAATAAGAAAGACTGTGATGCAGTTGTGTCATGATCGAGGTTATCTCGTTACTCAGGACGAGTTGGATCAAACTTTGGAACACTTTAAAGAACAGTTCGGTGATAAACCGAGCGAAAAAAGACCAGCACGCAGTGATTTAATTGTTTTGGTAGCTCACAATGACGATCCTACAGatcaattatttgtattttttccgGATGAGCCCAAGATTGGAatcaaaacaattaaaacttaTTGTCAGAGAATGCAAGAAGAGAAGATTCACAGGTAgtgttacaatttattatggaaacttgatttttatattatacattctctatctatattttatataattatttatcacaaaTAGGGCTATTATCGTCGTTCAGCAAGGTATGACACCATCTGCAAAACAGTCTTTGGTAGACATGGCTCCAAAATACATATTGGAACAATTCTTGGAATCAGAGTTACTCATTAACATCACAGAACATGAATTAGTACCTGAACACATTGTGCTTACACCagatgaaaaagaagaactGCTTACCAGGTACAAGTTGAAAGAAAATCAGTTGATGCGTATACAAGCTGGTGATCCTGTTGCCCGTTATTTTGGCTTAAAACGTGGACaagttgtaaaaattatcagGCCATCCGAAACTGCTGGAAGATACATTTCTTACAGACTTgtatgttaaataaacaatttttgtatgcaACAACTATGTCATACATGTATATTGCCTTGAAATGAAAGTAcctttatgtattatataattttgataagtatAATGTAAGACAAAAAgatgtacaaaatatatgaGTTATTCTGTTAATTAACGAATTACAAATGTATTTGCAggtagtatttaattatacagcaatttttttaattgttacgcaataaataatttttactttgatatCAAAATTGATAGTTAGGATTAGCAGATACAACTTTTTTCAAACAtgtaactttattatatttgattattatacatttcttgGTCCAGATACATCCATAGTATACTGTTGTCTCAAGACAACTCAATTCCAAATtgatttaagtaatttatacaGAATATGGGAAACATTGCTTATAGTAAGTGAATGTGTACCATACTTCAATGTCTTGCATCAacaatcaatataaaatatttagaaaactaGAGAATGCAAAACGTATACAACGACTGTTAATGAGacctattaaaaaataatgaaattaatggaGTGTAAATATGCTTGTCAACACGAATATGCAATAGAGGTGGATCTACATgcttttgaattatttaagccTGAGATAAAGATTTCCCAAagtttttttcaaattgtaaatGTCTATTCTACATCCACGTTTCTAATAACATTAACTACAGTGGTAGAAtaaaacttttaacaattttaatacttcttaAAACGTAAACAAACGATCGCTACTGTTTCGggataattcaataaatagtaatttttctcCCGATTTGATCAGGATAACATTTGCTTCAATAGGaactatacaaaatattataaatcatttcaaaaaatgtcaGCAATGTAAAGgggattattaaataactatatatatattttttgtaatctCTTATTTGTAAACGTCAATCGTTATGTTATTGGATTCAGTACTAAAACCAAATAGTactgtattttgtaattattgcagtctttgaattaaaaagaaatctattATTACTTTAGAATAATTGCCTCTTCTtgtttttacttattttatataaatgtagtGCTCATACAAATACAATGCAACTTTCAATTACTATATAACGCACTTGTAAAATACtcatagaatttaaattattaattcttacatAACAAGTACCAAAAAGTATTATGGATTATGGGCGTAAGTAAATAAGGCATGCaagtgtaattaatataatatattgttatcaataaaatgtaacataacgaataataataataataataattacaaaataggGCTACGTATTTTCACTGTTTACACGAAGATAAAAAAAGTAAGGTGTGTCGAAATAATCTGTTAAAAAGaaagtgtttaaaaaatatacacgaACTAGcgatcttttaaaaattatatgtctCACGTTATACAGACAAGTCTATTTCGTATGACCAATTTGAGGAATTATATCATGTTTTGGTATGTGTTGAAAAATGCATTACGGAACACAAATTCATCTCGATTCTGTGTTTTACTTGATTcgctaatttatttctgacgTGTTACAAAGAATAAATCAGTTGCTCGTTGTACTCGAGTCccattaatatatgtatatgtataacacATACCATGTTCGTGTAAAATTGGcatttttgtttgttattctttatcgtaaaatctcaaaaaaaaaacaccatGACATATTTCAAGAAAGAAAAGTTTGTTTCATAAGACAGGTagtagtaataaaaaaaataaaagtttccaATCGAGAGAAGTTTCACCCATGAGACAACATTACAGAAATTGCAAATGATCTTcgttaatacttaaaaaaacatttccctCGAATCTTGTCTGAACGATTACTCAACGTACAGTCTGAAAGTACAagtctatattatatgatacaCAGCAAGTATATCTGATACATCAGTATCAGATTTGTCTCAATCGTTCGAGGAATATTATCTTCCCCTTATTACTTGTAAAAATATCCACAACATAGAGGCATAGTGTGCATTTTATGCCAAAAGGCGACGCGTTTTAATGCTATATCTATATAAAGTTCTTGTATCTGGCATTCTAGGCTCTTTATCACGAAGGTCACCCGTTCTTCGAACAGCAAATTCTCGTATCGAAAAATACAGTGTTTACGCCAGCCTTACATTAAATTCGACTTTCGAAACAGTAtgtatttttcgtttaatatGGCCGATGCTCCTTGTTAACCGATGTACACACAAGGTCAATATTATACCTTCGCGTTTGAACACTCCATTAATGGACTACCAAGAAATAGGAAACACCACTCCACAATTCGTTTGTCACACGTAAATGTTATGAATGTATTTTCAGGTCTACTCTCTACTCGATTACTTGTGAAACTGAAATATGAGATGCTTATGGGATGTGTCTATTTTACACGCATAAtgactattaataaattcgagtAGTAATATCAGTCTCAGTGAAAAGTTCTCCTGCCGATTTGAATATaaacaaactaaaaaaaaacttgCTACCTTGCTGTCTGCTATGTAATAAAACTCTATATCTGTGCAGTTGTGTTACTAAACGAGGAGAAGCTTTTTCAATGGGACCGATAAAGAGTACTAATGGTGTATCAAGCCAAG includes the following:
- the Rpb5 gene encoding DNA-directed RNA polymerases I, II, and III subunit Rpb5; protein product: MDDEAETYKLWRIRKTVMQLCHDRGYLVTQDELDQTLEHFKEQFGDKPSEKRPARSDLIVLVAHNDDPTDQLFVFFPDEPKIGIKTIKTYCQRMQEEKIHRAIIVVQQGMTPSAKQSLVDMAPKYILEQFLESELLINITEHELVPEHIVLTPDEKEELLTRYKLKENQLMRIQAGDPVARYFGLKRGQVVKIIRPSETAGRYISYRLVC